A region from the Drosophila mauritiana strain mau12 chromosome 2L, ASM438214v1, whole genome shotgun sequence genome encodes:
- the LOC117150978 gene encoding uncharacterized protein LOC117150978 isoform X4, which translates to MDIALRGTNRASSTSTTGTGLHHAVSLGNIEVSTKTTYSSHMDRSYDSEDEHTGRRRLRHTLSTELHPHTSVYSRGDIREQYCLTDRQLHSIEQRPRRERFFGCLSRRGQTQSGSFLGGCVGRRVPSDENLAAYAPFEKYPRYQNSYTDTHELESSYFRRQPASILSTGKSGEADLGGRYTWIGQQQVTNNNPDYQSDHRATCCTAPLESFYQDVLLRNYYVELCAPPNPTPPTSHTNQIANLNVCSYHCPTYATMPTTHHQHHHQQQGGNVRTKHVSFARSHTLTSFDNVNAGFRSSGRLKTARSQERLIGGKKPIIATGSMYETLQPPLQAQQQPQQMQPQQSSTLPKTWLPPPVQLQPCQHHHAPIHLHQPIPDNMVGLIIPQPLPLALPLPSPEVLIVEKKFRNAMKTQATQTDAAARRQGQIGYNTQVLALSPRPPHRIKVVSQGAQTNGLQNGKKLTKSLSEIPNGKDGTSSHHYQQGSIYPHEMIYRTQSQDVTPLQTLSDAQNNIMYYKPPPPLLDAHSYGLGMEHLSRTRPSPSEQSVEYVNVNAAAVALNESFDYESNSLPRRACTSHTDFYSNSLPRRHITESSELMTDSVPLDFSQSHLLPPPSEYCKNDDEDVEEYYDEEEDHPHETESYSSEVCMEQAAQHRRMSMLPQMIDSPFRRDDLRRQSMPVYGQTEKLIDGFGPRSSFRRRDKVSCFPDEPPVVQEVRDEQEIFIDFKPHISPKPSPKLQLKHRKQHKAEIAMKKMQQQRMAQAAALTLPKPKSQPVEVEVRKVELEPSDEEEDEDEVSEPEEEDDGEEIDEDEQKLETDLQEDEEPLYENITPCGCRVAPQPDVENIQDKRSQFRKRSVSLDDDYEAKASETPTPTGLRLPSTPASPCRDELLANVSTYPSSDSLANDNTRDHSDGIWNESQVTVLTAEQRDISDGSYSSNLLLTPSSKRKNLLLQHQQRSSVDTDALDFEEQSPTYGLQTLPKIIKTPTPTTSRPTSTQPMMPPPAIAVTPSTNQILDSCVSSPLPKRSMVARGSVPDARQLMFTSGAAKQRHSDASFLPMGATDYARSADISECSTNTDEYATCTDTSKRTPVSTQSSQLEKTHAGSSFESASSLYSMREDLLQHDEKERDKQAPLTKAQLKSPIGSVAELTRKSPSHSISSTTSSGSCPVSGAAIKSPAKESLPQTVASSGTSQMKVSSAECIPPGVKPKPDSISEDERSEVRYSSSGYYESPHEEDDEEQGTRSKARRLRQEDERKRRKTSMKLDIEKENMRALTSPIKRPTGSSKITSPEQSISGTMDNGSSPSKMKRFRPKIRRQLRKSSREDVLAAAAVRRSRATPTIFGLSSGSGDTELLLDASMSTGAVAGTTTTAVTSVSAPSSASKLPTSESSVTTQPEAVVAPLPAKKPHSCATPTSLLSPKLPTTSGTQSKSTSDTFQLKAKSIESLRSVSPGSDSVFYSEADGNAASGEQSHCHHCGKEMEGKQQSNTISELAGDSVESIPYIEQDIVKPPSDFADSPVTTKTTQRLYKKMDKRFRSEERYHGERGRHYKTRQENIRAKSEERGRIPSLPNTPVLRPAGSSPCVLPDTEQSQHIIYKGHYDAGRYTRLTDDDLWTQLDHQCFDRSRERRASTESEKGFHAKYQVILHRLVQRRCTLEMYHRQKHNSFRVDKTVVVKSDSGEFGFRIHGSKPVVVAAIEPETPAESSGLEVGDIIISVNGVQVLDKHHTEVVKIAHDGCEKLELQVARTIGVLMHEQLEPPSQPIFSGYLWRQSGQAKGAPNTKKWVRRWFSLRPDNCLYYYKTEDDSQPVGAMIMAKHTVDLCPVDVGKPFAFKVDAGEGIPMYVAADSDEMANRWLQLLRQAASQDNQWLDKSARCLYQSPSNIQRPDCFGYLLKLGSRWCGWSKRYCVLKDACLYFYQDANSKSAFGMACLHGYKVASMSANASGKKNSFEIVPPETKLRHYFFCTESEMDKKRWISALEYSIDRWIKSG; encoded by the exons ATGGATATTGCCTTGCGTGGCACAAACAGAGCATCGTCAACATCAACGACTGGAACTG GTCTGCATCATGCTGTGTCATTGGGCAACATTGAGGTCTCCACCAAG ACCACCTACTCCAGCCACATGGATCGCAGCTACGACTCCGAGGATGAACACACTGGTCGCCGAAGACTTCGCCATACGCTGTCCACCGAGTTGCATCCTCACACTTCTGTCTACTCGCGCGGAGATATTCGGGAACAG TACTGCCTCACAGATCGCCAGCTGCACAGCATAGAGCAGCGTCCTAGGCGGGAACGGTTTTTTGGCTGCCTTTCGCGACGCGGTCAAACGCAATCGGGCAGTTTTTTGGGCGGCTGTGTGGGTCGGCGGGTGCCCTCCGATGAGAATTTGGCGGCCTATGCTCCATTTGAAAAATATCCACG CTACCAGAACAGCTACACGGACACACACGAATTGGAAAGTTCCTATTTTCGCCGTCAACCGGCCTCGATTCTGAGCACTGGTAAATCGGGTGAAGCGGACCTGGGTGGACGCTACACCTGGATTGGTCAGCAGCAGGTGACCAACAACAATCCCGACTACCAATCGGACCACAG GGCAACTTGTTGTACAGCACCACTTGAATCCTTTTACCAGGATGTTTTGCTACGGAATTATTATGTCGAGCTTTGCGCTCCACCAAATCCTACACCACCAACATCACACACCAATCAAATCGCTAATCTAAATGTTTG CTCGTATCACTGCCCCACATACGCCACAATGCCAACCACACACcatcagcaccaccaccaacaacaGGGCGGAAATGTCAG AACCAAACACGTGAGCTTTGCCAGGtcgcacacactcacaagTTTCGACAATGTGAATGCCGGATTCCGATCCTCAGGGCGTTTGAAAACGGCCCGAAGCCAGGAGAGATTAATTGGGGGCAAGAAGCCCATTATTGCCACGGGCTCCATGTACGAAACCCTCCAGCCCCCGCTCCAAGCCCAACAGCAACCGCAACAGATGCAGCCGCAACAGAGCTCCACCCTGCCAAAAACCTGGCTGCCACCACCAGTTCAACTGCAGCCATGCCAGCACCACCATGCTCCGATACACCTGCACCAGCCCATTCCAG ACAACATGGTCGGACTGATCATTCCACAGCCCCTGCCCTTGGCTCTTCCACTGCCCAGTCCCGAAGTTCTCATCGTCGAGAAGAAGTTCCGCAATGCCATGAAAACGCAGGCCACTCAAACAGATGCAGCAGCCCGTCGCCAGGGGCAAATTGGATACAATACCCAGGTCCTGGCTTTGAGTCCCCGACCACCACATCGCATTAAGGTGGTTTCCCAGGGGGCTCAAacgaacggcctgcagaatGGCAAAAAACTAACGAAAAGCCTCTCCGAAATACCCAATGGCAAGGATGGCACCTCCTCGCATCATTATCAACAGGG TTCCATATACCCGCATGAGATGATCTACCGCACTCAGTCGCAGGATGTGACCCCTTTGCAGACCCTTTCGGATGCCCAAAACAACATCATGTACTACAAACCGCCGCCACCATTGCTGGATGCCCACAGTTACGGACTGGGAATGGAGCACCTGAGCCGGACACGTCCTTCGCCATCCGAGCAAAGTGTGGAatatgtgaatgtgaatgctGCTGCAGTGGCTCTGAATGAAAGTTTCGACTACGAGAGCAACAGTTTGCCTCGACGAGCGTGTACCTCGCATACGGATTTCTATTCCAATAGCTTGCCTAGAAGGCATATCACCGAGAGCTCGGAACTAATGACCGATAGTGTTCCCTTGGACTTTAGCCAATCGCATTTATTGCCACCACCAAGTGAGTATTGCAAGAACGACGACGAGGATGTGGAGGAGTACTATGACGAGGAGGAAGATCATCCCCATGAAACGGAGAGCTATAGCTCAGAGGTCTGCATGGAGCAGGCGGCCCAACATCGCCGGATGTCCATGCTGCCCCAGATGATAGACTCCCCATTTCGTCGCGATGATCTGAGGCGTCAATCCATGCCGGTTTATGGTCAAACGGAGAAGCTCATCGATGGCTTTGGCCCAAGGAGCTCTTTTCGAAGGCGCGACAAGGTCAGCTGTTTTCCGGATGAGCCGCCAGTCGTTCAAGAAGTGCGGGATGAACAGGAgatatttattgattttaagCCGCACATTTCGCCCAAGCCGAGTCCCAAGCTCCAGCTGAAGCACCGTAAGCAGCACAAGGCGGAGATCGCCATGAAAAAgatgcaacagcagcgaaTGGCACAGGCGGCAGCTCTGACCCTGCCCAAGCCCAAGTCACAGCCAGTCGAAGTTGAGGTGAGAAAAGTTGAACTTGAGCCCAgcgatgaggaggaggacgaaGACGAGGTTTCCGAGCCCGAAGAGGAGGATGACGGCGAGGAGATCGATGAAGATGAGCAGAAACTAGAGACAGATCTGCAGGAGGATGAGGAACCGCTGTACGAGAACATAACGCCCTGTGGCTGCCGGGTGGCTCCTCAGCCAGATGTGGAGAATATCCAGGACAAACGCTCGCAATTCCGCAAGCGATCTGTCAGCTTGGATGATGACTACGAGGCCAAGGCATCTGAAACTCCCACACCAACTGGCCTGAGACTCCCATCAACTCCGGCCAGTCCTTGCCGCGATGAGCTGCTGGCCAATGTCTCAACTTATCCTTCCTCAGACTCGCTGGCCAATGACAATACCCGCGATCATTCCGATGGCATATGGAATGAGTCGCAGGTTACTGTCTTGACAGCTGAACAGAGGGACATATCCGATGGCTCCTACAGTTCCAACTTGCTGTTGACTCCCTCTTCGAAGAGAAAGAACCTACTGCTGCAGCATCAGCAGAGAAGCTCGGTGGACACCGATGCCCTGGATTTTGAGGAACAA AGTCCCACCTATGGCCTACAAACACTGCCGAAGATCATCAAGACCCCCACACCAACCACATCGAGGCCCACTTCCACACAACCAATGATGCCACCTCCAGCCATCGCCGTAACTCCATCTACAAATCAGATTCTGGACAGCTGCGTAAGTTCACCGCTGCCCAAGAGGAGCATGGTGGCCAGGGGATCGGTTCCGGACGCCCGACAGCTTATGTTCACTAGTGGAGCCGCCAAGCAAAG ACACTCGGATGCCTCGTTCCTGCCCATGGGCGCCACGGACTATGCGAGGAGTGCAGATATATCGGAGTGCAGTACGAATACAGATGAGTATGCCACCTGCACGGACACCTCGAAACGCACACCAG TTTCCACCCAGAGCTCGCAGTTAGAGAAGACGCACGCCGGCAGTTCCTTCGAAAGCGCCAGTTCCCTATACTCCATGCGGGAGGATCTCCTCCAGCACGACGAGAAGGAGCGGGATAAGCAGGCCCCTCTTACCAAGGCCCAACTGAAATCGCCCATTGGTTCAGTGGCAGAGCTGACCAGGAAATCGCCATCGCACTCGATCAGTAGTACCACCTCTTCAGGAAGCTGTCCCGTCTCGGGAGCGGCCATCAAATCTCCTGCCAAGGAAAGTCTGCCCCAAACGGTGGCCAGTTCGGGAACGTCCCAGATGAAAGTAAGCTCAGCAGAATGCATACCGCCTGGAGTTAAGCCCAAGCCGGATTCCATATCGGAGGATGAGCGCAGCGAAGTGCGGTACTCCTCGTCCGGTTATTACGAGAGTCCCCACGAGGAGGATGACGAAGAGCAGGGCACCAGGAGCAAGGCCCGCCGCCTGCGACAGGAAGACGAAAGAAAGAGGCGCAAGACAAGCATGAAGCTGGACATTGAGAAGGAGAACATGCGTGCCCTAACCAGTCCCATTAAAAGGCCCACAGGATCCAGCAAGATCACTTCGCCAGAGCAATCGATTTCTGGAACCATGGACAATGGCAGCAGTCCCAGCAAAATGAAACGCTTCCGTCCCAAGATACGCAGGCAGTTGAGAAAAAGTTCACGGGAAGATGTCCtggcggcggcagcggtacGCAGGAGtcgtgccacgcccactattTTCGGCTTAAGCAGCGGCAGTGGAGACACAGAGTTGCTGCTAGATGCCAGCATGTCAACTGGCGCCGTGGCAGGAACCACCACCACTGCCGTGACATCCGTATCAGCACCATCGTCCGCATCCAAGTTACCAACATCGGAGTCCTCAGTGACTACACAACCTGAGGCAGTAGTGGCTCCATTGCCGGCGAAGAAACCACACAGTTGCGCAACGCCCACATCCTTGCTGTCGCCCAAGCTGCCAACAACTAGTGGCACCCAATCGAAGTCCACATCGGACACCTTTCAGCTCAAGGCCAAGTCCATTGAGTCCTTGCGCTCCGTGTCGCCTGGATCCGATTCCGTGTTCTACAGCGAAGCCGATGGAAATGCGGCCAGTGGCGAGCAGAGTCACTGCCACCATTGCGGCAAGGAGATGGAGGGCAAGCAGCAGAGCAACACCATCAGCGAACTGGCTGGTGACTCGGTCGAGTCGATACCCTACATCGAGCAGGACATCGTCAAGCCTCCCTCGGACTTCGCCGACTCGCCGGTGACCACCAAGACCACCCAGCGGTTGTACAAAAAGATGGACAAGCGGTTCCGATCCGAGGAGCGGTATCATGGAGAAAGGGGCAGGCACTACAAAACCAGGCAGGAGAATATTAGGGCAAAG AGCGAGGAGCGTGGACGCATTCCCAGTCTTCCCAATACCCCCGTCCTGCGTCCTGCCGGCTCCAGTCCTTGTGTCCTGCCCGATACGGAACAGAGCCAGCACATTATCTATAAGGGACACTACGACGCAGGACGCTATACACGACTGACCGACGATGACTTGTGGACTCAACTGGACCATCAGTGTTTTG ACCGTTCCAGGGAGCGCAGAGCTTCCACTGAGTCGGAGAAGGGCTTCCATGCCAAGTACCAAGTGATCCTACATCGCCTCGTCCAGCGACGCTGCACATTGGAGATGTACCACCGCCAGAAGCACAACAGCTTCC GCGTGGACAAAACCGTGGTGGTCAAGAGCGATTCCGGCGAATTTGGCTTCCGTATTCACGGTTCCAAGCCCGTGGTAGTGGCCGCCATCGAACCGGAGACTCCGGCTGAGAGCTCTGGCTTGGAGGTGGGCGACATCATCATCTCCGTGAATGGCGTCCAAGTGCTGGACAAGCACCACACCGAGGTGGTCAAGATCGCACACGATGGCTGCGAGAAGCTGGAACTGCAGGTGGCCCGAACCATTGGGGTGCTAATGCACGAGCAACTGGAGCCGCCAAGTCAGCCCATATTTAGTGGATACCTGTGGCGGCAGAGTGGACAGGCCAAGGGAGCGCCCAATACCAAGAAATGGGTGCGTCGTTGGTTCTCCCTGCGACCCGATAATTGTCTGTACTACTACAAAACTGAAGAT GACTCTCAACCCGTTGGCGCCATGATCATGGCCAAGCACACTGTGGACTTGTGTCCGGTGGATGTGGGCAAGCCTTTTGCCTTCAAAGTGGATGCCGGCGAGGGTATTCCCATGTACGTGGCTGCCGACTCCGATGAGATGGCGAACAGGTGGCTCCAGCTGCTCAGGCAAGCGGCCTCCCAGGACAACCAGTGGCTGGACAAGAG TGCGCGGTGCTTGTACCAGAGTCCCAGCAACATTCAGCGGCCCGACTGCTTCGGCTACTTACTCAAATTGGGCTCAAGGTGGTGCGGCTGGTCGAAACGCTATTGCGTTCTAAAGGATGCCTGCCTCTATTTTTACCAAGATGCAAATAGCAAGAGTGCATTCG GCATGGCCTGCTTGCACGGCTACAAAGTGGCCTCGATGTCCGCCAATGCATCCGGCAAGAAGAACTCGTTCGAGATAGTGCCACCAGAGACGAAATTGCGTCACTATTTCTTCTGCACCGAAAGCGAAATGGATAAGAAGCG CTGGATATCCGCACTGGAGTACTCCATTGACCGCTGGATAAAGTCCGGGTAA